The Sporosarcina ureae genome includes a region encoding these proteins:
- the addA gene encoding helicase-exonuclease AddAB subunit AddA translates to MRIPDKPPHETFTDDQWKAIHASGKDILVSAAAGSGKTKVLITRMIEKVLNTEQPIDVDQLLVVTFTNAAAAEMRHRMASALEEAIVQDPSSVHLRRQLNLLNKAQISSLHSFCLQVVRQYSYVLDIDPGFRIADATEAAILRDDTIALVLEDAYSQPDPEAIYRLSDSFTADRNDQAIETLIDKLYDYSRVHPNPSQWLELIPQQYEIGEDATIDGLSFIDSLKVSIQHTLEEAKTIARDLQRVAEMNDGPLPLLETAKADEVWIDGALDYMLHGKWEDAFAYFQTLKWVKAGTIRKDSCDEDLATRGKSMRDQVKKIVTALKDTYFTRTPARLLEEIRLMAPLMHTLVGLVKDFTTRYQALKEERGLVDFSDLEHYALQILSEEVDGKRVPSDIANDYRNRFAEVLVDEYQDTNFLQEAILQLVKQGGETDGNLFMVGDVKQSIYRFRLAEPGLFLGKYERFSSDVEDQGLKIDLNANFRSRKEVLDATNFIFKQIMGTRVGEIEYDDAAALKYGARYPEKDVSAGLTILYENEEEDMSEEQEAQQELKKSQVEARCIAQKIKAWKEEQAQVADAFSGKQRPLEYSDIVILMRSMTWSSEIADELKAAGIPVHVSLSSGYFDAIEVMIMLNTLRVIDNPYQDIPLVSVLRAPFVGMTENELAQIRLVNRNVTFYEALQVFMQTGGAGVNPATQEKLQRFFLLLEDWRNRARHGSLSELIWQVYQDTHYYEMVGILPNGKQRQANLRALHDRAMAYEKTSFRGLFRFLRFIDRMRKRGDDLGEARFMSEKENVVRIMTIHSSKGLEFPYVFLAGMGRPFNKMDFHNPYLFDQHFGLAVKAIDPDKRIMFTSLPFLAIKEKKELEMRAEEMRVLYVAMTRAKEHLELIASVKDIEKTMNKWQEAQLLDEHEPLPEYTRSRATGYLDWIGPAVARHMDFGKFGKTTGGELMDDPSSWEVNAYPFSAFHSTNEVEIEDWIPVDQEAAVADPKLVEEVRSRFDAHYPFEYAVELSSKQSVSELKRIALLEFERGDADPFEEMEPDVTKRIANLHERPSFLQKRSLTKAEIGTAMHTVMQHLDLKVELDQASATEFVKQLERRELLTKEEAAAIDIQAIVAFFQTTLGKRMMQADQVLRETPFTYALPAVEGEFQLLQGIADCLFHEDGEWVLVDYKTDDISKFHSDQAIAKEMQVRYGTQLNLYKNVLESILSIEIKEMLLYLFSGAKIISLQEEFI, encoded by the coding sequence ATGCGAATTCCAGATAAGCCGCCACATGAAACCTTTACGGACGATCAATGGAAAGCAATCCACGCGTCCGGTAAAGATATTCTCGTATCGGCTGCGGCAGGTTCAGGGAAAACGAAAGTCCTCATCACGCGGATGATCGAAAAAGTATTGAACACGGAACAGCCGATAGATGTCGATCAGCTACTCGTGGTGACGTTCACAAATGCGGCAGCGGCCGAAATGCGTCATCGCATGGCGAGTGCGCTTGAGGAAGCGATCGTACAAGATCCTTCTTCCGTGCATTTACGTAGACAGTTGAATCTGCTAAATAAAGCACAGATTTCCTCTTTGCACTCATTTTGTCTGCAAGTTGTTCGGCAGTATTCATATGTACTCGATATCGATCCTGGATTCCGTATTGCCGATGCAACCGAGGCCGCGATTTTACGTGATGACACGATTGCACTCGTTTTGGAGGATGCCTATAGTCAGCCAGATCCCGAAGCGATTTATCGTCTGAGTGATAGTTTCACCGCAGACCGGAATGATCAGGCGATCGAGACGTTAATTGATAAACTGTATGATTATTCCCGAGTGCATCCAAACCCATCGCAGTGGTTAGAGCTCATCCCACAGCAATATGAAATTGGAGAGGATGCGACGATTGACGGCTTGTCATTCATCGATTCGCTGAAAGTATCGATTCAACATACGCTTGAAGAAGCAAAAACGATCGCGCGTGATTTGCAGCGAGTGGCGGAAATGAATGATGGACCGCTACCATTGCTAGAAACTGCGAAAGCAGATGAAGTATGGATTGATGGTGCGCTTGATTATATGTTGCACGGCAAGTGGGAAGATGCCTTTGCGTATTTCCAGACGTTGAAGTGGGTGAAAGCGGGTACGATTCGTAAAGATTCATGTGACGAGGACTTGGCTACGCGTGGGAAGTCGATGCGAGATCAAGTGAAGAAAATCGTCACGGCATTAAAAGATACGTATTTTACTCGCACACCTGCAAGATTATTAGAAGAAATCCGTTTGATGGCACCACTTATGCACACACTCGTCGGTTTGGTAAAGGATTTTACGACGCGGTACCAAGCGCTCAAAGAAGAGCGCGGCTTAGTGGATTTCTCGGATCTTGAGCACTATGCATTACAGATTTTATCCGAAGAAGTAGACGGGAAGCGCGTTCCTTCAGATATTGCGAACGATTACCGAAATCGATTTGCGGAAGTATTGGTGGATGAGTATCAAGATACGAACTTCTTGCAGGAAGCAATTTTGCAGTTAGTGAAGCAAGGCGGAGAAACAGACGGCAATTTATTCATGGTAGGGGACGTCAAACAGTCGATTTATCGATTTCGTCTGGCAGAACCAGGCTTGTTTTTAGGGAAGTATGAGCGTTTTTCATCAGATGTAGAAGATCAAGGATTGAAAATCGACTTGAATGCCAACTTCAGAAGCCGTAAAGAAGTGCTCGATGCAACGAATTTTATTTTCAAGCAGATTATGGGGACACGTGTGGGAGAAATTGAGTATGACGACGCGGCCGCGCTAAAGTACGGTGCGCGATATCCCGAAAAAGACGTTTCAGCGGGACTAACCATTTTGTATGAGAATGAAGAAGAGGACATGTCAGAAGAGCAAGAGGCCCAGCAGGAGTTGAAGAAATCTCAAGTGGAAGCGCGCTGTATTGCGCAGAAGATCAAGGCATGGAAAGAAGAGCAAGCGCAAGTAGCAGATGCATTTAGTGGGAAGCAACGTCCGCTCGAATATAGCGATATTGTCATTCTCATGCGCTCGATGACGTGGTCGAGTGAAATTGCGGACGAACTAAAGGCCGCTGGGATACCTGTCCACGTTTCGTTATCCTCCGGTTATTTTGACGCCATTGAAGTGATGATCATGCTCAATACATTGCGTGTCATTGATAATCCATATCAGGATATTCCACTTGTGTCTGTACTGCGTGCGCCGTTTGTAGGGATGACCGAAAATGAACTAGCGCAAATTCGTCTCGTCAATCGGAATGTGACATTTTATGAAGCACTGCAAGTATTCATGCAGACAGGTGGTGCGGGAGTGAATCCTGCTACACAAGAAAAACTGCAACGCTTTTTCCTACTACTTGAAGACTGGCGGAATAGGGCGCGCCACGGTTCGTTATCGGAATTGATCTGGCAAGTGTATCAAGATACGCATTATTATGAAATGGTTGGAATTTTGCCGAACGGTAAACAGCGCCAAGCCAATTTACGTGCGTTACATGACCGAGCGATGGCCTATGAAAAGACGTCATTCCGTGGTTTGTTCCGTTTCCTTCGCTTTATCGATCGCATGCGTAAACGTGGGGATGATCTTGGGGAAGCACGGTTCATGAGCGAAAAGGAAAACGTTGTACGCATCATGACGATCCACTCATCTAAAGGGTTGGAGTTCCCGTACGTGTTTTTAGCGGGCATGGGACGTCCGTTCAATAAAATGGACTTCCATAACCCCTATTTATTTGATCAACATTTCGGACTCGCGGTCAAAGCGATTGATCCGGATAAACGTATTATGTTCACATCACTACCGTTTCTAGCGATCAAAGAGAAAAAGGAGTTAGAGATGCGGGCGGAAGAAATGCGCGTGCTCTACGTAGCGATGACGCGTGCTAAAGAGCATTTGGAATTGATTGCCTCCGTTAAAGATATTGAAAAGACGATGAACAAGTGGCAAGAAGCACAGTTATTGGATGAACATGAACCACTGCCGGAATATACCCGTTCACGGGCAACCGGTTATCTCGACTGGATCGGTCCAGCTGTTGCACGCCATATGGACTTTGGGAAGTTCGGTAAGACGACGGGTGGAGAACTGATGGATGATCCGTCATCATGGGAAGTAAATGCTTACCCGTTTTCTGCTTTCCATAGTACAAATGAAGTGGAGATAGAGGACTGGATACCTGTTGATCAAGAAGCGGCCGTGGCGGATCCGAAGTTGGTGGAAGAAGTGCGAAGTCGTTTTGACGCGCATTATCCGTTTGAATATGCGGTGGAGCTGTCTTCTAAACAATCGGTCAGTGAGTTGAAACGGATTGCGTTGCTAGAGTTCGAACGAGGAGATGCCGATCCATTTGAAGAAATGGAACCTGACGTCACAAAACGCATCGCGAATCTCCATGAACGACCGTCGTTTTTGCAGAAGCGTTCATTAACGAAAGCAGAAATCGGAACCGCGATGCATACGGTCATGCAACATCTGGATTTGAAAGTGGAACTAGATCAGGCGAGTGCAACGGAATTTGTGAAGCAACTTGAAAGACGTGAACTGCTGACGAAAGAAGAGGCGGCTGCGATTGATATTCAAGCGATTGTGGCATTTTTCCAAACGACACTCGGCAAACGAATGATGCAAGCCGATCAAGTGTTGCGTGAAACACCGTTCACCTATGCACTTCCTGCTGTTGAAGGAGAGTTCCAGTTGCTACAAGGTATTGCTGACTGTCTGTTCCATGAAGACGGCGAGTGGGTACTCGTTGATTATAAAACGGATGATATCAGTAAGTTTCATTCCGATCAGGCGATTGCAAAAGAAATGCAAGTCCGTTA